A stretch of Heterodontus francisci isolate sHetFra1 chromosome 44, sHetFra1.hap1, whole genome shotgun sequence DNA encodes these proteins:
- the LOC137355974 gene encoding neuropeptides capa receptor-like — protein MERATGQTNLLAIVILSRGKCGLSTCTTRYLVAMATTDLLLIITDVILWRSSYYYFPESVLNITPVCSFIAALRYEATDCSVWFTVTFSFDRFVAICCQKLKTKYCTEKTAAVVLATTCILLCLQNIPYCFLYVPGVIIDNVRWGCEISPNYYNQPAGVAFDWLDTVLTPFLPFVLILLFNALTVRHILVASRVRKRLRGQSNEENRSDPEMESRRKSVILLFTISGSFILLWLTHFIYFSICNIAVINLEDYSDPSYVFGQVGFMLQILSCCTNTFIYGVTQSKFREQVKNAVKYPVTSIIQLIRK, from the exons ATGGAGAGGGCCACAGGACAAA ctaatttactggcgattgtgatcctgtcccggggaaagtgcggactctccacctgcaccactcgctacctggtggccatggcaacgacaGATCTCCTGCtcattatcactgatgtcatactgtggcggagcagttattattatttcccagaatctgtcctgaacatcacccctgtgtgtagttttATTGCTGCCCTCCGTTAtgaagccacagactgttctgtctggttcaccgtcactttctccttcgatcgatttgtggccatttgttgccagaagctgaaaactaaatattgcaccgagaaaactgcggctgtggttctagcaacaacctgcattctgctctgtttacaaAACATCCCCTACTGCTTTCTGTATGTACCTGGAGTGATAATCGACAATGTCCGATGGGGCTGTGAAATAAGCCCAAACTATTATAATCAGCCTGCAGGAGTGGCATTTGACTGGCTGGATACGGTTTTAACCCCATTTCTCCCATtcgttttaattctgttgttcaacgctctgacagtcagacacattttagtggccagtcgagtccgtaagagactgaggggtcagagcaatgaagagaatcgcagtgacccagagatggagagcagaaggaagtctgtgattttactcttcaccatatccggcagcttcatacttctgtggttgacgcATTTTATATATTTCTCAATTTGTAATATTGCAGTGATAAATCTCGAGGATTACAGTGATCCTTCCTATGTCTTTGGACAAGTAGGATTCATGTTGCAAattctaagttgctgcacaaacacatttatttatggggtgacacagtccaagttcagggagcaggtcaagaacgcggtgaaatatccagttacatcaattattcaattaattagaaaatga